ctcaaaaataaaaataaaaaatgtctgcaGAAAATGTCCTAAATTTGCTTAAAGATCTGTATTTATAGATTCAAGAAGCTTAATGAACCTTAAAATAGGTGAAACTTGAAAACACCCAGACACATCAAAATCAAATTGTTGAAAATCAGAGGTAAACAAAGCATCTCGAAAGCAGCTGGaaggaaaaatgataaattacacaaaagagaaaactgtgaCTGCAGGTTACTCATCTGAAACCATAGAACCTTTGAGataaagggaaaatatatatatatatacacacacacacatacacatacacacacacacacacacacacacacacacacacacaccccatgggTCCCAGAAGACAGAAACATCTTTAaagcactgaaaaaaattaaactaaataaaataaagtgctaGAAGAAAGAACTATCCGCTCAGAATTCCATATCcagcaaaaatgtatttcaggaaTGCAGAAAAGATGAAGgcattctcagatgaagaaaaactaagagaattcaTCATCAACAGACTTGctctaaaataaatgctaaataaagtTTTTCAGGTTGAGAAATTACACCAGAAACATAGaacattagaaattaataaagaatgaaagaaatgattAAGATCCTAATAAGCAAAgtatttttctcctcttaaattctttaaaaaatatatataactgttGAATGCAAAAATCATAATATTGCCTATAATGTTTCAATGTATATAGATGTAATATATATGACGACTATAACATAAAAGGAAATGGATAGAAGAACTAATATGATTATAAGCCATCTGTGGTTTACTGGAAGTGGCAAAATATTAACTCTATGTATACTGTGAAAAGTTAAGTACACTGTAATCCCTCAAGCAACCATCAAAAAGTACCACAGAGTTATAGGCAAAaacccaataaataaataaagataaaatattatgaaatatttaaataatccaaaagaaTTCTGGAAAGAGACTAAAACAGAAGTGgtgaatagaaaacaaataaaatggctaTCCATCTTAAATTCAACAATTTTATTAAGTATAAATTGTTTaaacaccaattaaaagacagatgtTTTTAGACTGGATAAAAATGATACCAACTACATACAGTctgtaagaaacacattttaaatacaataatataGATATATCTAAAGTAACATGATGTAAAAAGATAAACCGTgaaaacactaatcaaaagaaagttagctgggcgtggtggttcatgcctgtaatcccagcactttgggaggccaaggtgggtggatcacaaagtcaggagtttgagaccagcctgaccaatatggtgaaatcccgtctctactaaaaatacaaaaattagccaggcacagtggcatgtgcctgtagtcccagctactcgggaggctgaggcaggagaattgctcatggaggaggttgcagtgagccaagatcacatcactgcactccagcctgggccacagaatgagactctgtctcaaaaaaagaaggaaagaaagaaggaaaggaaggaaggaaggaaggaaggaaggaaggaaggaaggaaggaaggaaggagaaagaaaagaaagttgaaaagaaaagaaagtcttatttttagacaaagtagacttcagaacaCAGAAAATTATCAGAGATAAAGGACATTAAGTAATGATAAGAGAGTAAATGCATCAAGAAGACATAATACTAAATGTGTATGTATCTAACAATAGAGcactaaaatatatgaagcaaaagcTGACAGAACTAAAGAGAACtggacaaatccacaattatatcTCAAAGCATCACAGGACCATGAATCCTAAAATCTTGACCTCAGTTTCTCTCAGGCCTCTTTTGGCCTCAGTTGACACTCTCTGTTCCTCTAGTTCCACAAAGGAATAACCTGGCCCCAGAGAATTTAGGGTAACTGTGAAAGCGTATTCTGTGAGGAGCCCACCCCAACCAGATGTGAGACTGTGAGTATGGCCAGACATTAGCTACTTGttgaaattttagagaaaatcaATAGGAATTTTCCAGCAATGTCTCTCTGGGAAACTCAGGAAAGCTCAAACACAGCATTAAGAGTTTGTTGTGGACAGGTATTATTTTGCTTCTATCATCCATTCTCCCACTTCTGATAACAGTGTTTCAATTTTGCTTTAGGGAAAATACCTCTACATACCCCTAGCTTAAACTGCAATTAAGTCGATATGAATATTTCATCCTCCTGACTCAGTGATTGGTCAGAGACAGGCACACAACTCAGCCAGAGCCAATGAGATGCAAGGTTATACTTGCTGGGGCATCTGGGAAAGAgagcttcctctctcttctttgggCACCACCAGAAAACATGATGTCCATTTAGCCCGATGGTGTGGCGTGGGGATGCGAGAGCTGGGCGGGCCACAGCCTTTTTGATATCAGGAGGGAAACCCTAGAACTATACTGTGTAGTGCCTGAGGGTAAAGCCTACACTGCAGAAGGAAGAGCAGAAGGACATACAAAAAAGGGTCTTGATTGTTCTGAACCTTTGTTTCAAACCTTATCTAAAGACAGAACAACTCTGGTAATTTCTATTATGCAAAGgaataaatgtttccatttttccattatttttcttgcttacaATAGTTTGCAtaatattttgggttttctgttgtGAATGACATTCACAACATGAGTCCTGACTAACAAAAGGCTTACTCTCACCTCTTCATCCCTCCGAAAAGCTCATATCtatctttctcaaaaaataaaaacaaaagtggaggcgggtggatcataagatcaggagttcgagaccagcctggcccacatgatgaaactccgtctctactaaaaatacaaaaattagctggtcgtggtgataggcacctgtggtcccagctactcaggaggctgaggcaggaaaatcgcttgaacctgggaggcaaagattgcagtgagctgaaattgcgccactgcactctagtctgggcaacagagtgagactctatctcaaagagaaaaacacaaaaagtgatGTGCAGCAAGTGTTTTTATGTTTAATGCTGGATAGTATCTTTACTTGTAGAAAATAATATgcgaggccgggcgcagtggctcacgcttgtaatcccagcactttgggaggctgaggtgggcggatcatgaggtcaggagatcgagaacatcctggccaacatggtgaaaccctgtctctactaaaagtacaaaaattagccaggtgtggtggcgtgtgccagtagtcccagctactcggaaggctgaggcaggagagtcgctgaggcaggagagtcgcttaaacctgggaggtggaggttgcagtgagccaagatcaagccactgcattccagcctggtgacagagtgagactccatctaaaaaacaaaaaaagaacgaaggaaggaaggaaggaagaaagagagagagagagagacagggagggaggggggaaggaaggaaggaaggaaggaaggaaggaaggaaggaaggaaggaaggaaggaaggaaggaagggaaagaaagaaagagaaagaaataaaataaaataatacgcaagcattttaaaagacaaagctTTATATGTGGAAAAAATAATACCTTAATGATTAGCAATACACATAAATGAGAGAATTATTATTCAGAATTTAAAActgtaagcaaaaaaaaaataggttttttaatatattgataGAGAATGCTATTAACTCAGTTTTTGCTAAAATCTTTGAAAAGCATCACTGGAATTACTGTCTCCTGAGAGAATGTTTACCAACATCAACTACCTCAACCTGTAATTCCTAAAGAACAAGAATAAATTCAGGAGGCCCAGTCTTCCCTGACCCTGTTGGTACTCAAGGGAAGAATGGCTTCAAAATTCCTCCATGGGTTTTGCATTTCAGGCTCAAGCTACTTTCTTGATGGAAAATTCTTTAAGTGTTCTGAAAATCACAGTCCTCCCTAACTTCAGTGGAAAAGATTCATATTGTCCAGCTGAACGAGGATTGGATACTTAAAACCAGGGATTTCCTAAAATGAAAACGTTTCTGTGGATAAAACTGGTTACATGCCGAGACTGGAATGGAGTTAATTCTGGGTAGATATGGGATTCAAGAGATTGGTCTTCATGAGGCATTTACAAGGGATTCAGAGGTGGAGGGAGCACAGTCCTTCCTGGGCAGTTGCCTctagcctggtgggaggtgttccTCACACCCCGGACTCTCAtgcagggcaaaaaaaaaaaaaaaaaaaaaaagtgagatattgagtgggcacggtggctcacacctgtaattccagcaatttgggaggtttaggtgggtggatcacctaggcagggagttccagaccagcctggccaatatggcgaaaccccatttctaccaaaaatacaaaaattagccaggtgtggtggtgtaagcctgtagtctcagctactcgggaggctgaggcaccagaattgcttggacccaggagaaggaggctgcagggagctgagatcatgtcactgtactccagactgggtgatagagtgagactccatctcaaaacaaaacaaaacaaaacaaaacaaaaacagtggctATCACATCAGAGAAGCTCCTGGCCAGGCAGCCTGGAGGAACAGGGATGAGTTCAGCACGTTGAGATGGAGTTGGCTTTCCCAGTTGGAGGGAAGAGCATGAGAAGGGACATAGGTAAAAGTAGAGTAGTGCAGGGGCCACTGAGTAGTAGTCCTTTCAAGACAGGACTTCATCATAGAACCACTTTCTCTGAGGGAGCTCTGCTGGAGGAGGTTTGCCTTTTGAATTGCAAAACCAGGGTTGATGGTGCCAGCACAGAAAGGGCTGGCAGGGTGGAGGGTCTATGATAGAGACCTATAGGAGATAAAGATGGAGTTGAATTTATGGGAGCCTGCCTGTCTGTGGGAGATAGAAGGGGAAAGGCAAATTCAATGAGTCTCAGGTGAGGTGGGCAACAGATACCTACCAACACTCCAAAGAGACCACGTGCTTCTATAAAAGGGCACGGTCTAGTGAGCAAAGCCCACAGCTCTGGTTTGATTTCTAGCACTGTCACTTAATACTTGTGTGACCTTAGACATTCACTTAACTCTCTCAGCCTCAGGACCCAATCTGTAAAAACAGGAGAAAGCTTGTTCCCTGTGCTTTACAGGATTGATATGAGCATCGGGAGAAACAGTGGGCACAAAAGAGCATTGTCAACTGCTTCTTTCTAGTCAGTTATCTGGTCATGTTTCTGAAACTCCCCAGGACTGGGAACATAGCATAtggtttttttaaagttacttgatgaatgaatgaatacatgaatgagtgaatgaatgaataatattcaAAGGCCTCCAACTAAATAATAGTCTCCTAACTGTACTGAAAGCCTTTAATTGACTTTGGGGCTGTTTGGCCTGGGACAAGGCTCTGAGTTAGTGGTGATCAGTTGGTGTCGTGGTAGAGAAGAAAGCCTGTGAAGGTGGAGTCATTGTCATTATCAGCATAGAGTCCATTACGCTCTCCTTCCCCATACACCTGGAGCCAGACTTGGTCGCCCACCTCCAGATGCAGGAGCACAGAGCCGGAGGCCTGGTCCACGTTATTTTCCTGGTACTGGTCATAGGTGAAGAGCATAGCCTTGTCCTTCTTGAAGAGGCTGACCTTCACATCCTTCATATAGACTGTGATGTGGTAGGCAAAGTAGTACAGCCCAGGAATGTTGCAGTGGAATTTACCAGTGGAGCCATCATAGTGGTTTTGCTGATTGTAGAAGATCTTGGTAAAGCGAATGGGCATGTTGGGGACAGTAACGTAGGTCTCCAATCCCACACTGAATGCTGAGCGGTATACATAGGCACCTTCTCCAGGTTCTCCTTTCCTGCCTTGGATTCCCGGAAAGCCTCGGGGACCTTCAGCCCCGGTTACTCCAGTTTCACCAGTGTCTCCCTTAGGACCAATAAGACCTAAGGAATGAGAAGACCTCAGTGACCACAAAGAACAGAACTCCTGCCTAGGTTGGTTACAGCCTAAATTACCATCCCTGTGGCTCCCACTCACAACCTTCTTGACTTATAGAGCAAGAAACCAATAAGAGCTCCCAAAAGGAGAGAGATGTTACCTCCTCCTTCTATATCTCCCACAGACAGGCAGGCTCCCATAAATTCAACTCCATCTTTATCCCCTATAGGTCTCTGTCATAGACCCCCCACCCTGCCAGCCCTTTCTGTGCTGGCACCATCAACCCTGGTTTTGCAATTCTACCCCCTCTATCTAGGCTGTCTCTCCTCCTCTATTCTGCCTATCCATCATTCAAGGCCTAGTTGAAGCTCTGCTTCCTCCTTGAAGCTTTCATTCTTCATCCAGGTCCATGGTAGGTACACTTTCTCTATGCTCCATACTTAGAATACTCGTTCACATTCAGTTTGACATTTTCAGAGTAGACTATCTTGTAGTAACCACCAACAGAGCCTTGCACATTAGACATCTTACCTAGATCAAGAGTTCCCCAAAGGCAAGATTGTGCCCTTCGGGGGGTGTGCAGGTGTGCAGTAAATGTGGTTGAATGCCACTGGATGGAATAGAAGTTAGCTAGACAGAAAGAGGAATCAGAATATGAATGCATTGGGAATAAGGATGAGGGTGAAGATGGGAAAGGGGATGGAAAAGGACATGCAGATGCAGCAAAGTCAAAGTCTTCATTATAGAGGCACCACCTATTCTCATCCTTGGAAGACCAACCTCAAATCCACTTCAAGTCGCTTATGGTTTACATAAAAAAGCTTTGCTTTCTCCCTGTGTCTAGGCCTTAGTTAATAACGAATGCCTTCATGTAGTTTATATCAGTTAAGGAGGTATGTGATGAAAGAGGCCAAAAACATTCTTACCTGGATCTCCTTTCTCACCCTTCTCGCCAGGGGTGCCATCTCTGCCATCACGACCTGGGACCCCATTATGGCCTGGATGCCCTGGGATGCCTGCCATCCAACCTGTGCAGGCCCCCTTGGGCAGAGGAAGCAGGACTCCGGGCCCTTGAGTTGTGGTATCCTGGCCATGACTGGGCAGAGCTAATAGCAGTAGAACAGCTCCCAGCAACATCCTGAGTCCTGGAATCCACATGTGCACTGTCAGCCATGGAGAGACAGACCCCACACAGCACACCCAGCTGATACCTACACAGGACTCCATCCGCCTCAGCAGATTCCACTTCAAGGAGCTGCTTTCTCAGTATTCAACTCTTTCAGGAAGACTTTTCTGAATATTGCAGCCCACCTTGATCTCTTTCTGCCCCCAAATTTGTAATACTTAACATTATTCCTTTGTGTAGTCTCCTTTCCTCACCAAGATTATGAATTCAGTGATTGCACAGATGACACTCCTCTAATTTTTCCATATCGGAGCACAGGAACGAGCACAGGGAAAGCTCCAAGAGTCAACTTGCCAAGAATCCATCCTTGAGTTTCCCAAGTACGATGACACAGATTGCTCCAATCAGTGCTAACCAGCTTCTCTCCCCTggctcctttcttctttttctttcccctcttttctctcattttctgtgtCTATTCCTCCTTCTtactctctcattctttcttcctctacCCTTCTCCTGGGGCACATGTTTGACCATTTGGTATATtacatttgcacacacacacacacacacacacacacacagagagagagagagagagaaagagagagagactcaccTTCAGTTAAACAGACAACAAGAGACACATCATCCCATGAACATATCCGCTGGCCCTTTGTTTGCCTGGGCCACCTTTAGCTGCCCCTCCTCTCCTGTCTGATCTCTATTCAGGACCCAGTTCGGATGTCATCTCTTTCAGGAAGTCCTTCTTCTCCATCTCACTCCTTGGTTTGTTCTTT
Above is a window of Macaca thibetana thibetana isolate TM-01 chromosome 2, ASM2454274v1, whole genome shotgun sequence DNA encoding:
- the ADIPOQ gene encoding adiponectin isoform X2 translates to MLLGAVLLLLALPSHGQDTTTQGPGVLLPLPKGACTGWMAGIPGHPGHNGVPGRDGRDGTPGEKGEKGDPGLIGPKGDTGETGVTGAEGPRGFPGIQGRKGEPGEGAYVYRSAFSVGLETYVTVPNMPIRFTKIFYNQQNHYDGSTGKFHCNIPGLYYFAYHITVYMKDVKVSLFKKDKAMLFTYDQYQENNVDQASGSVLLHLEVGDQVWLQVYGEGERNGLYADNDNDSTFTGFLLYHDTN
- the ADIPOQ gene encoding adiponectin isoform X1, whose protein sequence is MSTRLLRLGHLLLTSILTAVCGSDSIPEGLRMLLGAVLLLLALPSHGQDTTTQGPGVLLPLPKGACTGWMAGIPGHPGHNGVPGRDGRDGTPGEKGEKGDPGLIGPKGDTGETGVTGAEGPRGFPGIQGRKGEPGEGAYVYRSAFSVGLETYVTVPNMPIRFTKIFYNQQNHYDGSTGKFHCNIPGLYYFAYHITVYMKDVKVSLFKKDKAMLFTYDQYQENNVDQASGSVLLHLEVGDQVWLQVYGEGERNGLYADNDNDSTFTGFLLYHDTN